CATTTTCCTGACGCTGTTTTCAATAACGTTGACGCCCACACGCGTGTTTTCGCTGGTCTCCAGCGCGGCCTGATAAGCATGCTCAGCCGCTTCACGATCCTGTTGATTCTTCAGCACCTGGGGAGAGACGTCGGTGGCAAACTTCACCACTTCATACAGTTGATCGTTTTCATCAAAGACCGGGTTATAAGTAGCACGCAGCCAGATCGTTTTGCCCTGCCGGTTCACGCGGGCGAACTGGCCGGAAACAAAGTCACCCCGACGCAGCTTTTTCCAGAATTCAGCGTACTCTTTGCTGTTTCGGACTTCAGGAGGACAAAACATGCCGTGATGTTTGCCCACCACCTCAGCCGCCTGATAGCCCATGGTTTTCAAAAAATTGTCGTTAGCACGAAGCACCTGACCGGTAAGGTTAAATGCAATTACCGCCATTGAACGATTAATGGCATTCGTCATCGCCCGCTGCTCCTGCGCATCCAGGATATGGTCGGTGATATCGGTGGCAAGCTTGACGATTTTGATCACTCTGCCATGACGATCCTGTACCGGGACATAATTCGCCTCCAGCCACAAGGGGCGGTTATTTTTCGCCACTCGCAGAAATTTATTGCTGAAGCTTTCTCCCCGGCCTAATCGCTGCCAGAAATGGCTGTATTCAGGTGAACTGACCAGTGCAGGCGTGCAGAACAGGCTGTGATGCTGGCCAATGACTTCGTGAAATTCGTAGCCCATTTTCTCCAGGAATAGCGAATTAGCCCCCAGAATTAATCCTTCCGGTGTAAATTCAATCATGGCGATGGCGTCATTTAGCGAGCTAAGCGTTGCCTGCGAATGCCGTGAAGCGCTGTGAAAAACTCGCGATAAAACCCCTGATTTAATCGTGCTGATCATGTTGTAACCTTATTGTCATATTTTTGGTATTCGTCACAAATACACTATCGGCAAATAAGGCATTTATTTAAGTTGTATTTAATAGCTATGTTTAATTTTTGTCCGGTAAATTTTATTACCTTTCTGACGACCACGGATAGCTCAGAGGTTCCCCCACGCCGGGAGGAAGTTCCCCAGCTAAACCCAGTGATTTTGATGGGATGCGTGGCCCGTAGACATTCTGCAATCTCATTGCGAAAGTAATCACCTCTTTACCCCCTTATTTCCGCCTTTGCTTTAAGTCAAATTCCACTACAGTATCGGCAACACTGGAGAATAATTTATTTTCCGCTTCTGACAAAAAGGTCCTTTTTGCGTGGCAAAATCATTCTTACGCAGCGGAAGTCTGGATGCGGTTCTGCCTCTCGGCGAGAACGGTCAGCCCGTTTATCTTTCCGCTTT
This genomic window from Erwinia sp. E_sp_B01_1 contains:
- a CDS encoding PAS domain-containing methyl-accepting chemotaxis protein; the encoded protein is MISTIKSGVLSRVFHSASRHSQATLSSLNDAIAMIEFTPEGLILGANSLFLEKMGYEFHEVIGQHHSLFCTPALVSSPEYSHFWQRLGRGESFSNKFLRVAKNNRPLWLEANYVPVQDRHGRVIKIVKLATDITDHILDAQEQRAMTNAINRSMAVIAFNLTGQVLRANDNFLKTMGYQAAEVVGKHHGMFCPPEVRNSKEYAEFWKKLRRGDFVSGQFARVNRQGKTIWLRATYNPVFDENDQLYEVVKFATDVSPQVLKNQQDREAAEHAYQAALETSENTRVGVNVIENSVRKMNEIAGELRKVSNDINGLSSQSAQIGVIVETIRSIASQTNLLALNAAIEAARAGTHGRSFAVVANEVRSLAANIHTASQEISGVVDRNHELASLAQKNITANLIRADEGVHLVREAGDVIVDIQANSAQVVEAIGNVTNKLTD